From Rutidosis leptorrhynchoides isolate AG116_Rl617_1_P2 chromosome 3, CSIRO_AGI_Rlap_v1, whole genome shotgun sequence, a single genomic window includes:
- the LOC139901154 gene encoding uncharacterized protein, with amino-acid sequence MHTDGACGPEGAGVGIVLKSPEEEEYTFALRFSFPVTNNEAGYEALLSGMREAKYLEVKELLVYVNSQLAANQFNGIFEAHDESMQKYLKLVQELDVDFDLFKITQVLRTLNKKADALSKLAALTFSHFKKEIWVEEVKVKSIEEDSVSAAVEEEERSWMTPIIKFLTKGTLPMDSSEARKINMKAPMYLLDKGVLEMSRSY; translated from the coding sequence ATGCACACAGATGGGGCTTGTGGTCCAGAAGGCGCAGGAGTAGGAATAGTCCTAAAAAGTCCAGAAGAGGAAGAGTATACCTTCGCACTGCGATTCAGCTTCCCTGTCACAAATAATGAAGCTGGATATGAAGCATTGTTATCTGGGATGCGGGAAGCAAAATATCTGGAGGTTAAAGAACTATTAGTATATGTTAATTCGCAGTTGGCTGCAAACCAATTTAACGGAATATTCGAAGCACACGATGAGTCGATGCAAAAATACTTAAAGCTAGTGCAAGAGTTAGATGTTGACTTCGATTTATTCAAGATAACTCAGGTTTTGAGGACGCTGAATaaaaaggcggatgcgctaagcaagtTAGCCGCATTGACATTTAgtcattttaagaaagaaatttgggtTGAGGAAGTTAAAGTAAAATCTATTGAAGAAGACAGTGTTTCGGCTGCAGTTGAAGAAGAAGAGCGGAGTTGGATGACACCAATAATAAAATTTCTAACCAAAGGTACGTTGCCGATGGATTCAAGTGAAGCAAGAAAGATTAATATGAAAGCACCAATGTATCTGTTAGACAAGGGagtccttgaaatgtcccgttcttattga